The region TAATATTCTTTCCATAACTCTGATTTTTTACCATTTTTGTAAAATCCATTTATCTTGATATTCCCATTAATATGATATTCTACATACATTCCATCAGCTATTCCTTTTTTATAAACTATAGAGACCTCTGTTTGTCCAGTTTTAAATGGATATAACACAACTCCTGTGAATGGAACTAATTTATTTTTTTCATACATTATTCCATCTTTAAATGACACTTCTGAATTTGTTACGCTTTTTAGAATGTTGCCTTTTTCTGAATTAGGGGTCCCGTCAGGAAAACGCGGAATAACAACGCTAAGGATTTTCCTGACCATCTATGACCCCTTTATTTTCAATGCTTAATCTATATTTAGCTCTC is a window of Candidatus Cetobacterium colombiensis DNA encoding:
- a CDS encoding toxin-antitoxin system YwqK family antitoxin, with the protein product MVRKILSVVIPRFPDGTPNSEKGNILKSVTNSEVSFKDGIMYEKNKLVPFTGVVLYPFKTGQTEVSIVYKKGIADGMYVEYHINGNIKINGFYKNGKKSELWKEYYRNGLLEKETEYKNNLKEGSEKLYSNSGVLLASYNYKNNDFDGFQEQFYSNGKIEWHCSYKNGKKDGIEKKYDKNGHLISKLLYEKGIFKKKLN